The following is a genomic window from Streptomyces chrestomyceticus JCM 4735.
GGCCCGTTCGCCCGTACGGGTTTCCCGCGCCGTACGGGGGCTACCCGGTGCGGCGGCCGCTCGCGGCGGACCGGGGACGGGCGTCCGGCCGGTCCCGGTTCCGCCGCGACCACCGGGACCAGGAGGTACGTGGGATGTTCCGAGCGATCGCGGACGTACTGAGAGCTGTGGGCAGCACGCTCGCGGCAGTCGTCACCCTGCCGTTCCGGGCACTGGCCCGGCTGTTCGGCGGCGCTTCACGCTCGGCCCGCTGACCCCCGCCGGACCGGCGCGGGAGCCGGGCCGACGGCGGGCGCCGGGCGGTACGGAGGCGGAACAC
Proteins encoded in this region:
- a CDS encoding LPFR motif small protein, with the translated sequence MFRAIADVLRAVGSTLAAVVTLPFRALARLFGGASRSAR